The genomic stretch TTTTCTTGTATAGCTCAAAAGTTTCaaaacaatttgttttgttataataatataaaatatttgtattgttattaacAACTATGAacataaaaaccttaaaaattaaaaaaaagaaacatttgatTCCAACTTACATTACAACTTAGGTATTAACCCACAGTTCGTTAAACATCATTTACGTTAAACAAAATTAGGCATTTGACGGTAATCATAAAAGTTCttaggtaacaaaaaaaaagtataacatgttttcttttaaattacgataAAAAGTTTACGATTGTCGTCAGTAACAGCTCTCAACAAATGTAGATAATTGTTGATATCCGAGTTAATTTTTCATCAAAGGTGCTTACCTTACCCTCGGGGGTAAAACGTTCTTAATTCAACCATGtattaattacttacttaaAAACCTTAACCgtgaaacattaataataaaaaaaaattgccccTGAACGGGAATCGAGCCGTCACGGTAAAGAAACATGTTATCAATTACCATCCCTGAAAAGAAAATTGTTACATAagttattatagattaaatctTGTATATATTCTACatggaataattattgaaaatttaataaacaaaataaatggaaaattattattaaagacatAATATATTCTCAATTTATTCTTATctacttcatttaaaattatgaatgacTATTTATGGgtagaaattaaaacaatttaaacaaaaaaataataataatcaattttccATAGCGATACCgacctttaattaaattataatacctaCAATTACGCACATAGCTTTTCACaaaaattacatcgaaatttcAGTGTATgctaaaatagtaattaaattgttttatgaattaGATAATTAGgcaaagacaatattttttacaagttgTTATATGTTGGtaataatttctatatatttatttttgtttataatttaaaaaaatagtgtatCCTGAGTGTACCTACGGTTTTtgctctaaaaaaaaaattaaatccagTTTCACGCGATTTAAACAAGGATAGGtacctatttaattttgttttatgccTATAATTTGTATTgcgttttaaaaaattacacgacgtcattataataaaaatactaagctattattaataatatttattacactgaTATACATACTtacttaatataacaataacacacataattaatatacatttttcttttatttcacagagtgtttattttattttacaactttaTCTACGGGTATTTCTTAATATTGTAAGtcacttaaattgtttttatctcTGTAACAATTgagcgtaaaatattttttgccagTCTTGAAACGGAATGTTAAAAGAAGTTTGCATAGGCGTATGAAAACATTGAGGATGCCAAACCATAGCAGCCATAGCCAATAAATCTGGTGGATAAACTGGCACACTTGAACTTTGAACGCTATTAACTTCACTATTTTCTGTATTAACATCACTGCTTAGTATACTGTCTATCGTAAATGATTTTAGCGGCTTACTTTTAACACACTTCGGAGAATCGTCGAATATTTGCGTGTCTATTTGAGCTGATGGTATTTGATTCTGACTCGCAAGAAACATGCGGTTAAAATTTGCCAAAGCTGCCAATTCCGATTTCAAGTTATCCTTCTCTCCTTTGTGTAGCTTAAAACGTTTTCGGCGACGCAATAAAGAGCCGTTTTCGAACATATCGAAGGCTTGCGGATGCATCGTCCAATAGGCTCCTTTGCCTGGTCGGTCTGGATTTCGTGGCACTTTCACAAAACAATCATTGAACGACAGATTGTGCCGCAAGGAGTTCTGCCAGCGCTGCGTGTTGCACCGGTAATAGGGGAAGCGATCGGTGATGAACCGGTAGATCTCCGACAGCGGTAACATTCGCTCCGGCGAACTCCATATCGCCATCGCAGTGAGAGATATATACGAATAGGGTGGTTTCTGATCGCCGTAGGAATCGCGCGACGGCCGTGGCATGTTGGCCAGTGCGAGAAACGCGCGCGGCGCCGACAGGCGTGGCGCCGGCGGGAGGGGCTTGCGGAGTCCCCGCCCCACTCACAACCTACGCTCGTTGCCGCAAATAATATGATAACGAGGATGCCAGTTCACGAGTAAACCGCATCTCCCTGCTCTGGTACATATCATTACAAACATGATTGACTACACACTTACCTCCTGTTGGTTTTAGGTTTAAGTGCACACTTTGTACTATAAATAGATAAACTTAATAACAaacttattctataaatataatactgtaataaaatttttaaacataaaatcagATTTGTATACTTTTaccaaaatataatgaaatccgTCTATTTATATTATCGTCATACATTATCAAATGAGTAACTTTATAGAAGCTTACTTAGatgcagcgccatctagtatTGAGTAGTATAATTTGATACATGTCATAAGCaaaacaagtaaatattaaatatttatttctttctatacaatatattctaatattgcATAACGAAGTATTTATGcgaattttttaaaataatttaatttactttatttgatgTCCTCTCATTTTTATCgaagtcaattttttttaattttatattacttttgacGGGCAATAAATACGTTTTGTGTTAGaactaattaaaattcaagaataaaaaacaataaatacaaataaattgtttatttacaataaatacatttcgtACATGATCTCACATGAttaacaaatgtatataaagatttttaggTTATAAAAATTTGGAATACACAGGTTATCTAAAAATTGTGCACTATGTTCTGAAATTTACAATTTCGATGTAAGCTCAGGGACTGCCTTGAACAGATCTGCTACTAAGCCCAAGTCCGAGACCTGAAATGGAGGGGGAaacaattacatacatacatatttcatcACTTATCTTATATAAGTACtcttatatacaacaacaacaacaacagcctgtaaattcccactgctgggctaaaggcctcctcttccttagaggagaagttttggaacatattccaccacgctattccaatgcgggttggtggaatgcacatgtggcagaatttctatgaaatttgtcatatgcaggtattcctcatgatgttttccttcaccgccgagtacgagatgaattataaacccaaattaagtacatgaatcagcggtgcttgcctgggtttgaacccgcaatcatcggttaagatgcacgcgttctaaccactgggccatctcgactccaagtactcttatataaatactcaaatttatattttcatgtaatttaattctttatCGATTGTTGTATTTACATAggtaaattattagtttaatgtatgcaaattatatatttttggcagCAATTTAATAGAT from Vanessa cardui chromosome 1, ilVanCard2.1, whole genome shotgun sequence encodes the following:
- the LOC124532963 gene encoding fork head domain-containing protein FD4-like encodes the protein MPRPSRDSYGDQKPPYSYISLTAMAIWSSPERMLPLSEIYRFITDRFPYYRCNTQRWQNSLRHNLSFNDCFVKVPRNPDRPGKGAYWTMHPQAFDMFENGSLLRRRKRFKLHKGEKDNLKSELAALANFNRMFLASQNQIPSAQIDTQIFDDSPKCVKSKPLKSFTIDSILSSDVNTENSEVNSVQSSSVPVYPPDLLAMAAMVWHPQCFHTPMQTSFNIPFQDWQKIFYAQLLQR